One part of the Marispirochaeta sp. genome encodes these proteins:
- a CDS encoding helix-turn-helix domain-containing protein: MARLIDYAAAAERTGVKPQTLRAWVSQRRIPHIKLGRRCLFDSEELDRWIDERRVPAGSRR, from the coding sequence ATGGCAAGATTGATTGATTATGCGGCCGCAGCCGAAAGGACAGGCGTAAAACCCCAGACGCTTCGGGCCTGGGTATCCCAGCGTCGGATCCCGCATATAAAATTAGGCCGCCGATGCTTGTTTGACTCAGAAGAGCTGGACCGCTGGATAGACGAACGCAGGGTTCCCGCTGGGAGCAGGCGATGA
- a CDS encoding tyrosine-type recombinase/integrase, translating into MPEKTPFRLFKRKNQKFYYARYLMPDGTYTAGRTTKQTTRKRAEAVAWEHCKAGKISAAAFTTIEDMARRETDPETGEIRCHFFDWDGEHTLNKRSAGKRISRQQCGRYNEILERHIVKHLGGVRLQDIDTRTVRRFRNTLFKEGYSGSTINKILGCLKALINAADEMHLIRYNVRIERAAIKNKARGVLTQAEVQRLFAEPWSTDPRAYAASMLSAAAGLRLGEIQGLHIEDIEPGRVTVRGVWSDSIGGYRPGTKNGQETRSVPIPETVSTAIQKCISMNPWGDDPQEYVFFSTTKPGRPANDTVLTEPFYKALAKIGIKEEERKARNIVFHSHRHFFNSMLIESRIPIEKIQRLTGHLSKSMTEHYYHPGEMEDVARVQRRLFKVVKGGKTA; encoded by the coding sequence ATGCCCGAAAAAACACCTTTCCGACTTTTCAAAAGAAAAAATCAGAAATTTTACTATGCCCGGTATCTCATGCCGGACGGCACCTACACTGCAGGGCGAACCACTAAGCAAACCACCAGAAAAAGAGCCGAAGCCGTCGCCTGGGAGCATTGTAAGGCAGGAAAGATTAGTGCTGCAGCTTTTACCACCATAGAGGACATGGCACGCCGGGAAACTGACCCGGAAACCGGGGAGATCCGCTGTCACTTCTTTGACTGGGACGGAGAACACACCCTGAACAAGAGAAGCGCCGGAAAACGTATCTCCCGGCAGCAGTGCGGACGGTATAACGAAATTCTGGAAAGGCATATTGTAAAGCACCTGGGCGGGGTCCGGCTCCAGGATATTGATACTCGCACGGTCCGCCGGTTCAGAAACACGCTTTTCAAGGAAGGATACTCTGGGAGCACCATAAACAAGATTCTTGGATGCCTTAAAGCCCTGATCAATGCTGCCGATGAAATGCACCTGATACGCTACAATGTGAGAATCGAACGGGCGGCAATCAAGAACAAAGCCCGGGGAGTATTAACACAAGCCGAAGTACAGCGCCTCTTTGCAGAGCCCTGGAGCACTGACCCGCGCGCGTATGCCGCTTCTATGCTGTCAGCTGCTGCAGGCTTGCGCCTGGGGGAAATTCAGGGGCTTCACATTGAAGACATAGAGCCGGGAAGAGTAACTGTCCGGGGTGTATGGTCTGATTCTATAGGTGGATACCGTCCAGGTACAAAGAACGGACAGGAAACCCGATCTGTACCGATACCGGAAACTGTGAGCACGGCAATTCAAAAATGTATATCGATGAATCCCTGGGGAGACGATCCGCAGGAATATGTTTTCTTTTCAACCACAAAGCCCGGACGCCCGGCCAATGATACCGTACTTACTGAGCCATTTTACAAGGCCCTGGCTAAAATCGGGATAAAGGAAGAGGAGCGGAAAGCCCGGAATATTGTTTTCCATTCACACCGGCATTTTTTCAACTCCATGCTTATTGAAAGTAGAATCCCGATTGAAAAGATCCAGCGGCTTACAGGGCACTTATCTAAAAGCATGACAGAGCATTACTACCATCCGGGAGAAATGGAGGACGTCGCGAGGGTCCAGAGGCGACTATTCAAGGTAGTGAAGGGGGGTAAAACAGCATAA